ACATCGAGCGTGCACTCAAATGAGCTTGCTCGTCCCCACTTTGTACTTTGACAAGTTTGCTTGAGCGGGCTCATTAAAGTGCTTATACTTCAATTCTGTACAACGATCAATTTATTCAATTCCTGATCACATTCATGTCGCACTAATCTTGCTTAAGTGGGCTTTGTCTTACTCAAGTGAGCCATTAAAACTTGGTTTTTCTCTTCGTTCGGTTACTTCCAAAATAAGATTACTCATatatattacaacataaatttctatataactatatatacaACATGGACTCCTCTCCCATCACTATGAATCAGCCTCAGTATGGGACCTATAAATAGGGCCAGTCCTTTTTGATGGACGGATAGGGCCACTCCTTATGAGAGAAGGTAGGAGatgacctaataatttctccattTTCACAACTTAAATGGTTCTTATCTCATTTcgttcttttttaattattgagtTTTGGTTCCAAGGGATAGGGAAAAGAGAAATTTAAACTAATAGCCTTTACTTTATGGTACCTAATCTCCAACTATTTATGCTACTCTTAATGTTATTGCACACACAGATATAGAATTTACCTCCAAATtggtttagagaaaattttctcCTATCTGCTATGTGGAGATTCATAAaactatggttttaaaaatcggacTGGTCAAACATCCGAAAAAGGGTTTGATTCCCGATTTAACTTGATTTTGACCGATTTTTTGCTGATTTTCCCAATTTTGACCAGATCAATTCTAGGTTTGGTTCCTAGTTTAACTGATTGAACCGGCTGATGTGGTTCGATTTTTAAAGTAGTGCATAAAACCATCAATGTGTTTAGTTATGTGGCCTATTTtagaagagaaatgatatgcccacaacatttttacaatatttttacaacaaatcctaaatggcaggatgttactggttgttattgttggggcaaaaaagtaatcttagtgttaggttcaaatttgaaccaataacaactaaccacctatgatttgttgtaaaaatgttgtaaaaatgttatgtacgtagcacctctcatttTAGAATTCATTTTCCCCTTCCTTATGTCTGTGCTTGTTTgttccttaaaaaaagaaaaaattatctgACCTATTTAATGAGACAtatgacttgtttaaataatctAATAAACCATATAATTTAATATGCGTAAATAGTGTCATCAAGCCTCACCTAATTAATTGGTGGTCTTCTGTCCGGTTTGGAAGAAAAATTTGTCCCACCTATTTTTACTTTATCTAGGCTGGTTACCAAGAAAACTGAGCCAAATCAAATTTATTATACAATCTTTGAAAATTTCTGACAATGTAATTGGGTATTGACAAAGTTATGTACCGGTAGTAGTTAAGCAGCTCCaatgaaattgtaatttttaagaGTCAAGCTTGggtaaactttttttatttataaagaaattctattaaaaaaagagatgggTAAACAAAAGGAAAGTAGGAAATAACAAATCCACCCGCCATACCTAGGGATATAAAAGAAAGGACTGGgaatacaaaattacaatcaaattcaaacttaCGTTTGACAACTAATACTTCATCATTGTACCAAAAACAATGACTGTTGACCAAAacattcaaaaataataattaaaaaaatgtaaaagagaGAACACACAAATAAAATGTTCTGCTTAtgataatatgtttgtttttgCATCCGTCTATAAacttaacttttagtttttatatataacttttaaaaaaaaaaaaaattcctattttttcacttttacaaaaagaattttgacatacaaatatattttcatatatttttaacaaaaaaaaaactaaataaattattttcaaacgTACACTTCAACACCTATTTCGAATTGCGAGATTGCAAGAGCGCATCACTGATTATGCTGGTAGAAAACTTTGGAGAAAATAATGTGTGAACTTCCcgtcaaaataataataataatgtgtgAACTGCTTCATTTTGTAGCAATTAATGTGAATAGGAATTAGCATAGGGCCAATAATTCTGCTTTAAATGGTCCGTAGCTTATATGATATGAGCGTATGACATCAATAAACCGACACAGAGGCCAGTGCCAGTGGTACGTGTCACTTTAAGTgagaccaagaaaagaaaataaaagaaaacaagatgAAGTttggttataacttataagaaaGGATTAAAAATCATTGAGCCACAATAATTTTGGATGTTGACatctagtatatatatatatatatatatatatatatatatatatattttttttttttttttttttttttttttttttttgataagagaCATCTAGTTTTTTATTAAACCACGGTGGCTACTGCATTATTTTTGTCATTAGTTAATAGCTGTCACAATTTGTAGTCTCAGATCTTCCAAAACCAATCATAACCaggcataatatatatatatgcaaactCTCTCACACTCCCATTAAAATTCtactcctctctttttttttcccttaaaataaataaaaaattagcatttTATTAATCTTTTGAGAGATTATTTCACTTTTTATCTACGAGAAACTCAAAAAAAACTGAAAtctaaatcattttattttacgTTATGTCCCAATCTAATGATGCTACAAGTGAACTATTTTGTAAAAGTCATTTTCCCAATTTTGGTCAAGATCAAATAAATAACATACAACTCCCCCATTAATTATTCTCAAGAgctccaaataaaaaaataaaaacaaaaaggaggaaATATAGAATGACTTTCTATCTATCATGGGGGATACATCTCAAACAACTTAGGCCAGCTCTTAAACAAttgatcatcatcattatcatcgtAATATGCTAATGCCTAATAGTGCCTAGAATCCGAAGTGTTCACGTAagggaaaattaaataaaaattaataaaaaatataaaagtaaagaaaagtgaaaaaaaaaaaaaaaaaagtgtagagCCGTAGAGGTAGCCGTtatattttccttttgcttttaataatttatttattatatatatatataagcaatattttttttatagataatatttaatataagcaATATAAAATAGGTGAGTAGGAGCAATGTCAACATAGCTGGCTGGTGGGGATAGCAACCCCACAAACTACAAACACTTTGGAATCTCTTTCTTTCATCCATCtcaattctctttttttttttttttcttcttttttgtacagaaaaataaataaataaacaatattttttttttcaattaacaaaaaataagactGCCATTCGAATAGTATATCAGTGTAAAGCCAAGCTGGTAGGGgcaactctccctctctctctcttcttctctgtatctctctctctctctttcattctctctctcatatgtaCTGTGAATCCGTTACAGCCAAAGATGCTCTGTACAGGACACTCTAGAAAAATAAACCCTCTTCAACTTGCAGTATCAGACAACCATTGTACTGCTTTACAGCACACACAACAAActaaaaattaacacacacacacgcacacacacactctttctctctctttctctttccttgtTGATAAGTTTTTATTCCTGTGCTTCTTCAATactttttcacctttttttgcTGGTatggatttgtttttgttggtgtCTTTTTGAATCATCAAAAGCATAacaggagttttttttttttttttttgggtttttggggttgTGGGGTTTTGTATTTATATGGATAATTTTTGAGTTGGGTGGTTTGGTAGAGATGGGAAGTGGAGCGAGTGTGAAAATAGACTCCTGAAAGTGTTGTCGGCGCTATGTCACTTTCTGTCGGCATTGTTTGTATCCAACGATGAtacagtgagagagagaaagagagagtgagtgagtgagtgagtgtgAGAAAGCAttaccattaatttttttaatactaaaagtACAACAACAAAGTTTGATAGACAGACAGGTAAGAGAGGCTTCCGGGTTTTCATTCTTGGAGTTAAGAGAGTAGCTGGTACGTATCTGTATTTATCATCACCCTTTTTGGTATGTCTGTATCATCGCCCACTGAAGAAGTATAGTGATTCTGATTGGACCTAGTACTGTACCGGGACTTGAAGATTTGGTCGTGATCCTAATTgggtttcattgatttttttttttttaagtaggaTATACTATTTGGGGTATCTTCTTGATTTCATTGCTGGGTTTTGCCTTAAATAGAGGATTCCTTTTCAATGTTGGGAATGTGGGTGAATACTGATTTGGCTGTTAGTAGTGGTATTTAGAAGATTCATTTCACTTTGTCATTGGCAAATGAAGCTGCGGTTCTTAGAGATCTGGCTGCATTACTTCCCTTGGAATTCAGGTCTGGACCCCCTTTTCCTATTTAtgcttttttaatttcaactagtTCAAAAGTTTCAGATGGTGATTTGAGTTCTGGTTCAATACCTTACATTACATGCATCTCTGATTTGAATACAAAGCATGCAATTAGAGTTTCTGAATGATCATATTTAGCCTTGTAACTATGTCTTAATTGAACTGGTATTTGTAGACTTTATTTAAGTGGTTAATTCGCATAATCAGTCATGATGTCAGTTTTTCCGTACTTATTTCAACATCAATGCAAGCTTTCTGCACTTTTAGTTATGTTCTTTGCAGTTCTCTTTGGGGGTAAAAACAGTCAGTTGTGTTTCGCATACCCTATGTTTGGATGGGAGGGATGGAGGgagatgagaaagagaggggAAGGTAGCTTAAATATACTAAAAATTCTGGAATCTACAAGTTTTTTAGTATATTTGAGCCACTTCCCTTCTCTCTCTGTTCCAAACTGTTGAATATATTAGATGGCCATATTATTCACATACCTTTGTAGAACCGATTAAGCACTTGCCGGATCTTTATCTTTGCTTTCTTTACAAACTCCTCCTCATGACCTCTACAGTTCTTGGAGCACCTTCTTGTCACTGGAGAGGCTACTATAGTCTCTTTCATGATTCCCCATGCTCCAAGTTCTAGAGTACTCTTGATGGTGTCCCTCTAGAGAGATGACTTGCTTAAGAGAGCACTTAGAAATTGTAGATAAACTTTAGTTCTCACAATTTCTCTCTGTATTCAAACTTAGATGACTTGCTTGAGAGAGCACTTAGAAATTGTAAGTACACTTTAGTTCTCCCAATTTCTCTCTGTATTCAGACTGTTGAAGGAGTATTTAAATACAAATAGGGATGAACCCAGTAGTAGGATGAGTGATCCTATAATCGTCCAACCACTCATTGTTATTACTCCACGATCAGTTTTGAACTCAACTTTAAATCCACTTATCAGATAACCCATGTGGATGATCCATGGGCTGTGGGTTATAGTCAGGtcaaatccaaccaaattactaACATATACATACCCTAATTCTGAATATTGTTTCATGTTTGGTTTACTCCCTTTcagaaaatttttaatagaCTTGCCATCTATGTTTCTGAATAATTATCCACTCTTGATTGAGGGTTATCATTGCTGCCCAATGTGTTTCTATTATCCATTTGCTTATAGAAATTTAATAAGCATGAATACtgcttgctttttattttttgccacTTTTCTTTCCCCAGTAGATTATGATTCTTTTGCTTGTGGTATCCTTTGTATTCCAGGTTCAATGCATAACTATTTGAATCCCAATTATACTGTACAGCTTAGCTGAAGTGCTTCCCATACCAGATGTCAGGGCATCTTGCAGCAATAATAGGAGCTGCTGCAGGAGCCGTGGCATTGGTGGGGATAGTTATCTTCTTTATATGGTTCTGCCTCTCTCACCAAAGAAGCGCTGCAAGAACTTCTGAGACAGGATCCTCTGATCCGTCTGTTCAAGGTAACTTTTACGCCATATACGTTTCTATGAGGTTTTCAAAAGAGGCAAGCTCAATGTAAAGAACAATCAGTTCATAGTCTGTTATGATAACCTGCAGTGGGAAGACATGTTGGAGTTGAGTTGTCATTTCGAGAAACAAGGCGCTTTGAGATGGAAGAATTGTCTCTTGCCACAAAAAATTTTAGTGATAAACAATTAATCGGGGAAGGAAAATTTGGGGAGGTATATGAGGGCTGGCTTAATGATGGGGTGCTTGTGGCCATCAAGAAGCGATTTGGAGCACCTAGCCAGGAATTTATCGATGAGGTGATCATCACTTTCCTCCCAGACAGCTAAACCcagcaacaaaaaaatgaattcaTATACATATTAGGGAACTGCTGAAGCGGATTAAAACAACATATTCTAGATGCAAAAGCACTTTTCTTTTCAATCTGAAATCTCCCTATTATATTTAAGGTTCACTTTAGATGAAATCATACTTAACAAACTTTCCTAGAATTGACTAGCGAATTTGAACATTTATTACAAACAATgctttcctttttaagcttCTTTATAGTATTCAATTTTGCTTCCACCATGACATGTCATGGTATGGTATTGGCtgcctttattttttctatttctcttccAAATTCCTTGTTCTGGATGGTTGAAGCAGTGCCTTGCAGATGTTGATCAGTGCTTGTCACATGAGAAATCCTTTGGACAGTAGCGTAGGCTAGGGTgaagggtttttttatttatttattcattcatttatattttatatttactacttttttgttttatttaatattaatatgcTTTTTTTAATATCTAGTATCAATATCAATACTATTTCTTATTTCGAGGTGAAAtgcatataaacaaaaaaacaaaaaacaaaaatcatcgGTGGGAAGCTTACAGTAGCAAAAGCCAttggggtttttattttatacattgGAACTGCAGAATCatataatgaattaatatatACAACTCAAAGTCAACTCCACAAAGTCTTCTCCCAGTTAATTGGTGAGATGTTGATTAAACCTTTGCCAGTCTGCCCAACCAATCTAATGTCATACTTCATGTCCATTCTCCCttgttatatattgaaaaacaaGTCAGTTCAAACTGAAGAACGCCTTTTCTGGGCTTCTTGGAGTCAAATACACTAAAACATTTAAAAAGAGTTTCTTATCTTTTCCTGCTTTTCTTATTTCATGAATCTAATGGACTGGTATATGGATTTACCTTGTATCTTTTTCCTTGGTTTTCCTGTCATGTTTTTTTACTACAGTACATCTCttaatttagtatttttcatgGCTGGATCTAACAGCACTGACTTTAACTATCAGGTACGCTACCTTTCACCTATTCGGCATCGAAATCTTGTGACTCTATTGGGCTATTGTCAGGAAAATAATCTGCAGTTTCTTGTATATGAGCATGTACCCAATAAAAACATTTCCAGTCACTTGTACGGTAACTCTCTATCCAGTCACCATATTTGCTTTTATTTACCTCAGTTAACTAAAGTATTTTGGTGAAGCTAACATTTCTTAACTGTATCTTTTCTCCATACAAAATCTTATCCATAGATCTTCACCTTAAACTGCATCCAGTATGTAACCAAAACTATTATCAATATAACATTTCTTCTGTGTTCTAGATATCAGCTTAGTATATACATAGGCTTTGCCCTCTGCAACATTTAATTCCGATCCATGTTGAAGAATTGATTTTCCCTTTGCAGGCACTGGGAAACTTCCAAATGAATTGCTAGAATTCAAGCTTAGACTTACAATAGCCCTAGGTGCAGCTAAAGGTGATCCTCTGCAAAATCAGTGAGCATTTGTGGCTTTCCTGGTATCCGTTTTTCTATTCTTTAGATAAAATATCGAAATATTGATATTGGTCCCACAAATTCTTTTGTAAGCTACTGTAAGGCTTTCAGTTATTTGAAAGTTCCTCCTTCATATGCAAAAGGTCTTGAAGCACCTGCTACCTTAGTCATCTAGATCTCATTGCTCCTGTTGTCTATGTGCAGGTTTGGCTCATCTTCACTCCCTGTCTCCCCGTTTGATACATAAGAATTTCAAAACAGCCAATGTTCTTgtagatgaaaattttatacCTAAGGTTGCAGATGCAGGACTTCGTAATTTCCTCGGAAGAGCTGATATTGCAGGCCCATCTTCTCAAGTGCTAGCAGATGAGATATTCCTCTCCCCGGAGTAATACTCCTTAATTTTCCATTTCATTATTTTCCAGACTACTACTCTTTAATTGTCCTTGTTTTTTCATGAATGGCCCCAAAAAGGGGTGGGGGAGTCATCCTTGTGACTTTCACTTCATGAGGTGTGGTCCTCAATTGCTATGCTACCCTTGGGGTTAACTCTATGACTAATTAGATGATACATTGTTAATCACTCGATCTATATTCTGTTCACTGATGCAGAGTGATAGAGTTCAGGCGATTTTCTGAAAAAAGTGATGTATACAGTTTTGGCGTATTCCTTCTGGAGTTAGTAAGTGGGCGGGAAGCAACTGAATCACCTTCTTTTGACTCAAATCAGAACTTGGTTGAATGGGTACGTGATTGTCTTAATACAATAGTGAATGCTTCTATCAGCTTCTCTAAATCATATGTTGATCAGCAGATGATTGTGTGTTTGTGGGTCGGTCACTGCAGATATCATCATGGTAGCTCATTCAAAAAGAAATATGTGCATTTGCTTGTGCATGTTTATGTCTTTGTAGCCTTCAAGATTTTGACTGTCCTATGCAAGctttaagtgatttttttttaagcaaattgACAATATGGCTATAAAGGCAGTAGCTTTGAGGCGCTTGTTTGATTGGAATTTATTtggagctaaattttttttgtatttctccTTTAAGGTGCAAAATAATCAAGAAGATAGCAAGTTCTCCAACATCATTGATCAAAGATTGGACAATACCTTTACAGCTGAAGGCATGGAAGAGGTCATACAACTGATAGTCCAATGTGTCCAACCTTCGAGTGAGAGGCGACCTACCATGAGCTATGTGGTAATGGAACTTGATCGAATACGAGAGAAAGAGATCAGCTTGACAACAGTCATGGGGGAAGGAACCCCACACGTGGCCCTTGGAAGCTTCTTATTTAAAACAAcagaataaaatatatttgtttgcAACCATAATGTTGAGAGTGATATTTgttacatactttttttttttgactttctatttattatatttttcttttttgaaacatGAGAGAAGAAATCCAGCTGTTTGATAAGTGTATAAAGAACagctgtattttttttttctttccataaaTGTATGAGAAACCTTGTGtaactattattttttgttaatatcaAAGTGAAGCTTGGGGTGGGCTTGATTTTTGTTGTCTACATTAGATGCCTTGATTACTTTCTCTCATTGGGTTGTGCTTGATTTTCAATAATGCCGGTTTCTTCTGAGGGAAAAAGATAGCAGAATTAGAAAGCTTGTAATGGTTACTTCTCTTTACACAGTTATCACTTGTCTAAAAAGTAGAAGACATCACGATCTTATGTTTGAAGGTTGTCTCAGACACTTTTGAAGGTTGTCTCAGATACTTCAGAAGTGAAAACGATTCACTGGCATTTTTTCATGTCTTGCAAATTCTGTTTCGGAGCTTTTGAAAtctacaaaattataattaagaagggtttttcttcttcaaatggGATGAGTGACAACTGACaattttgtgtttggattaagGTTGTCTTTTTTAGTTTAGTTGCTCGGGAGAAATCAAAGTATTGAGGCCTCTAAAGGCTTATTTGTGCTGGTATAGACCATGATACATGTTTTTTGCTACCATCAATTCTCAGCCCCTCCTTTTGTCTCTTGTCAGGCAACCCTGCCCACTCTGGCACGAACCTAAATGGTCCGTTCGTGCTaccattcttcttttcttcttaatatTATACttcctcatttattttttcacttaatTTAGACACATATTGGATCTAATATTTGTATATTAGCATTTGTTATTCATTTTTGGCTATCTTACGTAATGCTAGCTTCTTAGTGCATAGATGCTTCTAAAAAAGGC
This genomic stretch from Castanea sativa cultivar Marrone di Chiusa Pesio chromosome 1, ASM4071231v1 harbors:
- the LOC142622189 gene encoding putative serine/threonine-protein kinase PBL3 isoform X1: MSGHLAAIIGAAAGAVALVGIVIFFIWFCLSHQRSAARTSETGSSDPSVQVGRHVGVELSFRETRRFEMEELSLATKNFSDKQLIGEGKFGEVYEGWLNDGVLVAIKKRFGAPSQEFIDEVRYLSPIRHRNLVTLLGYCQENNLQFLVYEHVPNKNISSHLYGTGKLPNELLEFKLRLTIALGAAKGLAHLHSLSPRLIHKNFKTANVLVDENFIPKVADAGLRNFLGRADIAGPSSQVLADEIFLSPEVIEFRRFSEKSDVYSFGVFLLELVSGREATESPSFDSNQNLVEWVQNNQEDSKFSNIIDQRLDNTFTAEGMEEVIQLIVQCVQPSSERRPTMSYVVMELDRIREKEISLTTVMGEGTPHVALGSFLFKTTE
- the LOC142622189 gene encoding putative serine/threonine-protein kinase PBL3 isoform X2 — translated: MSGHLAAIIGAAAGAVALVGIVIFFIWFCLSHQRSAARTSETGSSDPSVQVGRHVGVELSFRETRRFEMEELSLATKNFSDKQLIGEGKFGEVYEGWLNDGVLVAIKKRFGAPSQEFIDEVRYLSPIRHRNLVTLLGYCQENNLQFLVYEHVPNKNISSHLYGTGKLPNELLEFKLRLTIALGAAKDAGLRNFLGRADIAGPSSQVLADEIFLSPEVIEFRRFSEKSDVYSFGVFLLELVSGREATESPSFDSNQNLVEWVQNNQEDSKFSNIIDQRLDNTFTAEGMEEVIQLIVQCVQPSSERRPTMSYVVMELDRIREKEISLTTVMGEGTPHVALGSFLFKTTE